In Macrobrachium rosenbergii isolate ZJJX-2024 chromosome 4, ASM4041242v1, whole genome shotgun sequence, one genomic interval encodes:
- the LOC136837832 gene encoding zinc finger BED domain-containing protein 5-like has translation MQGKESIFFSDPLWEPRLAYLVNVFDQLKLNLKLQGKDQTVIHFVDSLRAFIAKIQNWVRKINAGNFAMFQNICEVVEGEKELDPCFQNEIINHLQNLGQEFTGYFPDLESIDLSFIADPFNIEPDSVPDPDQDEYLEMKIDSGVKCLQKELSVKEIWAQKDEVEGCDGGRCFTGDL, from the exons ATGCAGGGCAAGGAATCTATATTTTTCAGTGACCCCCTGTGGGAACCACGTTTGGCATATTTAGTTAATGTATTTGATCAACTTAAGCTTAATCTGAAACTTCAGGGCAAAGACcaaactgtaattcattttgttgactcattgcgtgccttcattgctaagatccagaactgggttaggaaaattaatgccggtaattttgcaatgtttcagaATATTTGTGAAGTTGTTGAAGGTGAAAAAGAACTAGATCCTTgcttccaaaatgaaataatcaaccaccttcaaaatTTGGGTCAAGAATTTACCGGATACTTCCCTGATCTTGAATCCATAGATTTGTCATTTATagcagatccatttaatattgagccagattctgtgccagaccctgaccaagatgaatacttggaaatgaaaattGATTCTGGtgtaaagtgtttgcaaaaagagCTCTCTGTAAAGGAAATCTGGGCTCAG AAAGATGAAGTGGAGGGATGTGATGGTGGTCGGTGCTTCACTGGAGATTTATAA